A genomic segment from Thamnophis elegans isolate rThaEle1 chromosome 3, rThaEle1.pri, whole genome shotgun sequence encodes:
- the LOC116505425 gene encoding uncharacterized protein LOC116505425, with translation MGGNTSSAEKGTQCVKKIRKNPKLKIDPNGPLGQMLAGWGSPPYNREILRLGLTKENMVNLCCFIWWQDDNVEWPRDGSMNFFKCRNLYDYVKQKKCKHLDNELDYALLWNPDLWPSERILMVKPGEQEEEEEAPKRDLLKNIPPPYNPVHIQNPPHPANAVTPPLYPGMQGGISQFTPGQWPGSPMPVLSPQGGENPVWTPNCHTPPIPSLMPYSPGVDEKTGCSKDKLDSARKNLINQLGEEEQVKQFPLRETPNGVNAQGAPIITYVHEPLRATEVRAFKKEMKNFIEDPLTASDQLDSLLGPNIYTWEEIQNIMGILFSPEERNLIRVAAMAVWERENPVVAGGNQDRGDTKYPLVKPNWNNNEAEGRRNMQDLRSIIIKGMREAIPRTQNMAKAMDIEQGKEEAPATFLQRLKDGMRKYAGADPDDALNVQIVKIQFVTKAWPDIARKLQKRENWATESLEVLLKEAQKIYVNREEEKVKKLNTGVVK, from the exons ATGGGGGGAAATACAAGTTCAGCTGAGAAAGGAACACAGTgtgtaaagaaaattagaaagaatCCTAAGCTTAAAATTGACCCGAATGGCCCATTGGGCCAAATGCTGGCTGGATGGGGGTCCCCACCTTATAATCGGGAAATTTTAAGATTAGGATTGACTaaagaaaatatggtaaatttatgctgttttatttGGTGGCAAGATGATAATGTTGAGTGGCCGCGGGACGGCTCTATGAATTTCTTTAAATGCCGTAATCTATATGATTATGTGAAACAGAAAAAGTGTAAACATTTGGACAATGAGTTAGATTATGCTCTGCTCTGGAACCCGGACCTTTGGCCATCAGAACGTATTCTGATGGTGAAGCCCGgagagcaggaagaagaggaagaagcccCAAAAAGGGATTTGTTGAAAAATATCCCTCCTCCGTATAATCCAGTTCATATCCAAAATCCCCCACACCCGGCTAATGCAGTAACTCCCCCATTATATCCTGGAATGCAGGGAGGGATAAGCCAATTTACCCCAGGGCAGTGGCCTGGTTCTCCGATGCCCGTATTAAGTCCACAGGGAGGGGAGAACCCAGTTTGGACTCCTAATTGTCACACACCCCCCATCCCGTCCTTAATGCCATACTCTCCGGGGGTTGATGAGAAAACAGGATGTTCAAAGGACAAATTGGATAGTGCAAGGAAGAATTTAATAAACCAATTGGGTGAAGAGGAACAGGTTAAGCAATTTCCTCTAAGAGAGACCCCGAATGGAGTAAATGCCCAAGGGGCCCCAATTATAACATATGTACACGAACCGCTAAGGGCAACGGAGGTTCgggcatttaaaaaggaaatgaaaaacttCATTGAGGATCCATTAACAGCTAGCGATCAATTGGATTCCCTATTAGGACCTAACATATATACTTgggaagaaatacaaaatataatgggTATTTTGTTTAGCCCCGAAGAGAGAAATTTAATCAGAGTAGCCGCCATGGCAGTGTGGGAAAGAGAAAACCCTGTGGTGGCGGGAGGGAATCAAGATAGAGGAGATACTAAATATCCCCTGGTAAAgccaaattggaataataatgaagcagaggggagaagaaacatGCAAGATTTAAGATCAATAATTATAAAGGGGATGAGGGAAGCAATACCAAGAACTCAGAACATGGCTAAAGCCATGGATATAgagcagggaaaggaagaagcacCAGCTACATTTTTGCAACGTCTCAAGGACGGAATGCGAAAGTATGCGGGGGCGGATCCTGACGATGCCCTAAATGTACAGATAGTTAAAATTCAATTTGTAACTAAAGCATGGCCAGACATTGCAAGGAaattacaaaagagagagaattgggcTACAGAATCTTTAGAAGTTTTGTTAAAGGAAGCGCAGAAAATATATGTGaatagggaagaggaaaaa gtgaagaaattgaacactggtgtagtgaaatag